In Phoenix dactylifera cultivar Barhee BC4 unplaced genomic scaffold, palm_55x_up_171113_PBpolish2nd_filt_p 000270F, whole genome shotgun sequence, the DNA window AGCAGCTAACATCCAGAATGTAcagcaagaaaaaaagaaaaggaaaactatCAAAAACAAGGAGCAGCAGGACGAAGAGGCCTCATCGAATCCTGCTGGCCCTCTATGGGTATCCTTTCCATCCGCCATAAGCATTGTCCCGCCTGTTGTTCCTGAAGGCACAGCAGCCGATCGAGTAGACAATGATAAGGAAGACAAGGACTATGATGTTGATGATCGCAACCTTCTTCCAGTCATCCTTGATGTTGGCCAGCACACCAGCCTTGCAAGATTGGCAGCTGTAGCAAAGGATGGAAGGGTTATTATCCCACGCATTGCAGTCTGTGTTGTTCGATGTTGAGTTGTTGGATTTAAGCCAGACAGTTTCACTCTGATAAGTGAAGCCGCATGCTGTGGGTGGCTTGCAGCATCCAGACTGAATAAAGAAAAGCATATAGAGGTCATAAGGGTTTAAGCAGACCAAGAATCAAGAAttatcaaaaagaaagaaaaaaaaaggttagaCCAAGAGCATCAAGAGATTCAATCAAGAGATGCTAAGCAAATATAAGACAATACAGTATGTGTACAGTAAAATATGAAGCGGTGCAAATTACAATCGTAATTCATGATTGTAATGGATCACCATGACGATACATTGTTCTAtcaggaattttaaaaaaaaaaacacctttTGGAATGTTAAATGAGATCACTGTGCTCTTATAAATAAGAGAAACACAACCAAACTGATAAAGTAACATGCTTTCTGCTATGTAAGGCAACAAGAATACTATCATGAGAGGGCCCAGGGCACATGAAGAGCAAATGTTCTGAATCATAAATTACTAATTAAAAAAGTTCAAATACGCAaaacaaaaacagcacaaaagcACTACCACCTGGATATAAGATATATAAGACCACACTCCTGCGATTGCATCGAAAGAGGTTTCGTGTTTACATTTATAAagctaaaacaaaaaaataaaaaagtgtaGTAACCCTAATGCATGCATTATTTTTGTGTTCCAAATCCCCACATGTTTGTATTCAATCACCCAGCACGTATGCTACAATCAAGGGTAGGTAATTGACGATAACTCAGAACCACACATTTTTTCCAATGCAAGTTAATATCTGCATATAAAAGAAAGTTTGAGAAACAATTAAGTAGACCATGATAGAAGGTATTTTGTTAAGTCACGCACTTAAAACACGTAAAACATGGGGAAAAAAATCAGATCAGGAAGAAAAAAATCCAGATGGAATTGAGATGCATCTGGATATAATAAAGAACTCAAGCAAGGAAACTCATGGAAAGTTTACAAAAAGGCAGTGCATGGTGAGTCAGCCTATGACTGACCACACATAGTCAAACAAACCAGAATCAAGGTGTTGGATTTTGGAAACCAATCAAGAAGAAAGGTGATAAAAAAACACAGCAAATTAGTCACAAGTCTAGTTTGAACTGTTAAAGATTGCAAGGAACAGAACATTTATCTGCAAGAAAGAGGTAATATTTCTCTGCAATCTCTATAAGAGACATTTGGATTTACTAACAACCCCTAAATCAAGAAACCACAGATGATGATTGAACCAAAAGACAGGTTGAAAGATTCAAGAAAACAGATAAACCCTGCAATTCAAAAGGAGTTGATTGTGAAAAGGCACCTACTTCTCAATCCAGACGGCATCATCTATGGGTGGGAAAGGAAAGAATGTTAATATCATGAAAACTAACAGACTGATAAACTGCCTGGCAAAgttaattttcttagaaaatccAGTTTTTCATTTGTTTGTTCCAAGAGAAACTTAACAAATTTGAAACTTTCATCCCGAATATCTGAAAAACCAACGGAAAAAAGTGGTAGTTTCCGTTTTCCTTTTCCCTATATCTAATTGCTACCGAACAAACcctaaaa includes these proteins:
- the LOC120105378 gene encoding tetraspanin-8-like produces the protein SGCCKPPTACGFTYQSETVWLKSNNSTSNNTDCNAWDNNPSILCYSCQSCKAGVLANIKDDWKKVAIINIIVLVFLIIVYSIGCCAFRNNRRDNAYGGWKGYP